One window of the Clostridium sp. MB40-C1 genome contains the following:
- the wecB gene encoding non-hydrolyzing UDP-N-acetylglucosamine 2-epimerase, with the protein MKIVTVIGTRPQFIKAAAVSRKIKEKCIEIIVHTGQHYDNNMSKVFFEELNIPFPDYNLNVGSKNHGAQTGRMLEKVENILLNEKPNYVLVYGDTNSTLAGALAASKLLIPVVHIEAGLRSFNKAMPEEQNRILTDHISKYAFAPTDTAVKNLFNEGIKENVFNVGDVMFDTVLYFKSLAKEKSRVLKKYALKEEEYILATIHRAENTNSVERLKDIFEGLNESGQNIILPLHPRTEKYIKKYNIILADNIKVIEPLGYLDMIMLEDNSKKIVTDSGGVQKEAFFLSKPCITLRDETEWVETVENGWNIITGSDKDKIKKAILSFEPKQVRKEHFGNGDAAQKIISKLF; encoded by the coding sequence ATGAAAATAGTTACTGTTATAGGAACAAGGCCACAATTTATAAAGGCAGCCGCTGTCTCTAGAAAAATAAAAGAAAAATGTATAGAGATTATAGTGCATACAGGTCAACATTATGATAATAATATGTCAAAAGTATTTTTTGAAGAACTAAATATACCTTTCCCAGATTATAATTTAAATGTAGGTTCAAAAAATCATGGAGCCCAAACAGGAAGAATGCTTGAAAAGGTTGAAAATATATTGTTAAATGAGAAACCCAATTATGTATTAGTATATGGAGATACTAATTCAACTCTTGCAGGGGCTTTAGCTGCAAGTAAGCTTCTTATACCTGTAGTTCATATAGAAGCAGGACTTAGAAGTTTTAACAAGGCTATGCCGGAAGAACAGAATAGAATATTGACAGATCATATATCAAAATATGCTTTTGCACCTACAGACACAGCTGTAAAAAATCTATTTAATGAAGGTATAAAAGAAAATGTATTTAATGTAGGTGATGTAATGTTTGATACAGTACTTTATTTTAAAAGTTTGGCAAAAGAGAAAAGTAGAGTTTTAAAAAAATATGCATTAAAAGAAGAAGAGTATATTCTTGCTACAATACACAGAGCGGAAAATACAAACAGTGTAGAAAGATTAAAAGATATATTTGAAGGGTTGAATGAAAGTGGACAAAATATAATTCTTCCCCTACACCCAAGAACTGAAAAATATATAAAAAAATATAACATTATATTAGCAGATAATATAAAGGTAATCGAACCATTAGGATATTTAGATATGATTATGTTAGAAGATAATAGCAAGAAAATAGTTACAGATAGTGGTGGAGTCCAAAAGGAAGCTTTCTTCTTAAGTAAACCTTGTATTACTTTAAGGGATGAAACAGAGTGGGTAGAAACAGTAGAAAATGGGTGGAATATTATTACAGGATCAGATAAAGATAAAATAAAGAAGGCAATTTTATCTTTTGAACCTAAACAAGTTAGAAAAGAGCATTTTGGCAACGGGGATGCTGCACAAAAGATAATCAGTAAGTTATTTTAA
- a CDS encoding sugar transferase — MDVNSIQISIQKDIDSKQLQFAIKRIMDIILSMVGIIVLMPVYIIIAILIKTDSKGPAIFKQVRVGKNGKLFKIYKFRTMVVDAESKRELAIDTQDIENFVFQSKSDNRITKIGAFLRRTSLDEIPQLFNVLFGNMSLVGPRPEIPDVVNVYPEKYRERLLVLPGITGLAQISGRGEIELGKTVYYDLTYIKNFSVLFDIKILFKTVASVFKNEGAF; from the coding sequence ATGGACGTAAATTCAATACAAATTAGTATACAAAAAGATATAGATAGTAAACAACTTCAGTTTGCAATTAAAAGGATTATGGACATAATATTATCTATGGTAGGTATAATAGTTCTTATGCCCGTATATATAATAATTGCTATTTTGATAAAAACAGATTCAAAGGGGCCTGCTATATTTAAGCAAGTAAGAGTAGGTAAGAATGGTAAACTTTTTAAAATATATAAATTCAGAACTATGGTAGTAGATGCTGAAAGTAAAAGAGAGTTAGCTATAGATACGCAGGATATAGAAAACTTTGTATTCCAAAGCAAAAGTGATAATAGAATAACAAAGATTGGTGCTTTTCTAAGAAGAACTAGTTTAGATGAAATACCTCAGTTATTTAATGTACTTTTTGGAAATATGAGCTTAGTAGGACCTAGACCTGAGATACCTGATGTTGTTAATGTTTATCCAGAAAAGTATAGGGAAAGACTATTAGTTTTACCAGGTATAACTGGACTTGCACAAATTAGTGGAAGAGGAGAAATTGAGCTTGGAAAGACTGTATATTATGATTTAACATATATTAAAAATTTCTCTGTTTTATTTGATATAAAAATTTTATTTAAAACTGTAGCAAGTGTATTTAAAAATGAAGGAGCATTCTAG
- a CDS encoding glycosyltransferase family 2 protein, protein MEEGKYKKTVSVVIPCRNEKEYIGQCIDSFANQTYPKELFEVLICDGMSDDGTREIIRDYEDKYPNIHLLDNKGLSAPKGMNLGIKKSNKDIIIIFGAHSYADKDFVKNNVELLQREGVGCAGGPIETISTNEVGKAISLAMSSPFGVGNALFRYAQKEMYVDTVAFGAYEREVLEEIGLFDEELVRNQDDELNYRVVKAGYKILLSPKVKSKYYSRGSLGKLWRQYYQYGFWKVRVMQKHGKTSSIRHLVPAAFVLANTFGIILGLFFKPILILWLIQLIMYLGLDILSSIKLIKNDIKLIKYIPFIFPMLHLGYGLGFINGFMAFYVFKSNKSVTKNTKMSR, encoded by the coding sequence GTGGAAGAAGGTAAATATAAAAAAACAGTATCTGTAGTTATTCCTTGTAGAAATGAGAAAGAATATATAGGGCAGTGTATTGATTCTTTTGCAAATCAAACATATCCAAAAGAATTATTTGAAGTTCTTATTTGTGATGGGATGTCTGATGACGGAACAAGAGAAATAATAAGAGATTATGAAGACAAATACCCGAATATACATCTTTTAGACAACAAAGGGTTATCTGCCCCTAAAGGAATGAATTTAGGTATAAAGAAAAGCAATAAAGATATAATAATAATTTTTGGAGCTCATTCTTATGCTGATAAGGATTTTGTAAAAAACAATGTAGAATTGCTTCAAAGAGAAGGAGTAGGATGTGCAGGAGGTCCAATTGAAACTATTAGCACTAATGAGGTAGGAAAAGCTATTTCTCTTGCTATGAGTTCACCCTTTGGTGTAGGAAACGCATTATTTAGATATGCACAAAAGGAAATGTATGTGGACACTGTTGCTTTTGGAGCTTATGAAAGAGAAGTATTAGAAGAAATAGGATTATTTGACGAAGAACTTGTAAGAAACCAAGATGATGAACTGAATTACAGGGTTGTAAAAGCAGGATATAAGATATTATTATCTCCTAAAGTAAAATCAAAATACTATAGCAGAGGTTCTCTTGGAAAGTTATGGAGACAATATTATCAATATGGATTTTGGAAAGTTAGAGTTATGCAAAAGCATGGTAAGACATCATCTATAAGACATCTAGTACCAGCAGCTTTTGTTCTTGCAAATACTTTTGGTATAATTTTAGGATTGTTTTTTAAACCTATATTGATTTTATGGCTAATACAGCTTATTATGTATTTAGGTCTAGATATATTATCATCTATTAAATTGATCAAAAATGATATTAAGCTCATAAAATATATACCATTTATATTCCCTATGCTACATTTAGGTTACGGATTAGGATTTATAAATGGATTTATGGCATTTTATGTATTTAAATCAAATAAATCTGTTACAAAGAACACTAAGATGTCAAGATAA
- a CDS encoding O-antigen ligase: MSKNNNILNCLIYLYIIILAIAPSKVKGVPIGDIIFLLIAFVYIIKVSISKKSRTRLTNGLKDFARDSIGIFMLLLFIVMGVSVLYASYKGMALKETFRFATYVFIYFILKYEVNDKRVLDNIIKIYVLLIIGICCFGILQYFTKIGVSKEFIYAEGYAFKLRIPSTLENPNSLGAFLILPMFPLIMVATNVEYRDEKILYWTASILAFINIVLCGSRNAWLGVLIGAFLLIIIYNWKAIVLFLIGGGAAFMIPQVRNRLLDFRTIAGDGRIKLWKIAVKMIKEHPITGVGNGNYYCLLGEYVKKYPELDYNHHVNFPVHNSYLKILSELGIAGIISFIGLLIAVFIKIRSFTNKVNDKFYKAFYTGFTVSVIVFFMMNINDNLFFVPKISMYFWILVAISQSMIYNNSRSSRRFY, from the coding sequence GTGTCAAAGAATAATAACATTTTAAACTGTTTAATATATTTGTATATAATAATATTAGCAATTGCCCCTAGCAAAGTTAAAGGGGTTCCTATAGGAGATATAATATTTTTATTAATTGCTTTTGTATACATAATCAAAGTATCCATAAGTAAAAAAAGTAGAACTAGATTAACTAATGGACTTAAAGATTTTGCTAGGGATAGTATTGGGATATTCATGTTATTATTATTTATAGTGATGGGGGTATCTGTTTTATATGCGTCTTATAAAGGAATGGCATTGAAAGAAACTTTTAGATTTGCAACATATGTATTTATATATTTTATTTTAAAATATGAAGTGAATGATAAAAGAGTATTAGACAATATAATTAAAATTTATGTTCTATTGATAATAGGTATATGCTGTTTTGGAATACTTCAATACTTTACAAAGATAGGAGTATCAAAAGAATTTATATATGCAGAAGGGTACGCCTTTAAACTAAGAATTCCCTCTACTCTTGAAAATCCAAATAGTCTAGGAGCTTTTTTAATTTTACCAATGTTTCCATTAATAATGGTTGCTACAAATGTAGAATATAGGGATGAAAAAATTCTATATTGGACTGCATCTATATTAGCATTTATAAATATAGTTTTATGTGGTTCACGTAATGCTTGGCTAGGAGTTTTAATAGGAGCGTTTCTTTTAATAATAATTTATAATTGGAAAGCTATAGTCTTGTTTTTAATTGGAGGGGGAGCAGCATTTATGATCCCTCAAGTTAGAAATAGGTTACTGGATTTTAGAACAATAGCTGGTGATGGAAGAATTAAGTTATGGAAAATAGCAGTGAAAATGATAAAAGAACATCCAATCACAGGTGTTGGAAATGGAAATTATTATTGTTTATTAGGAGAATACGTAAAGAAATATCCTGAACTAGATTATAATCATCATGTTAATTTCCCAGTTCATAATTCTTATCTTAAAATATTAAGTGAGCTTGGAATTGCTGGAATTATATCTTTTATAGGTCTCTTGATAGCAGTGTTTATAAAAATAAGATCTTTTACAAACAAGGTTAATGATAAATTTTATAAAGCATTTTATACAGGGTTTACAGTGTCAGTAATTGTATTTTTTATGATGAATATAAATGACAACTTATTTTTTGTTCCTAAAATAAGTATGTATTTTTGGATTTTAGTAGCTATATCTCAGTCTATGATTTATAATAATAGCAGAAGTAGCAGACGTTTTTATTAA
- a CDS encoding glycosyltransferase family 4 protein has product MKNILIIAYYYPPKGGAGVQRTAKFANYLSKFGYNVNVLTVVKDANGLKDDSLNKDIYSEINVYRTDIKETNILNNLLALRNKKISNEVEDKGNTTSEVIETSYFKRKIKNNLKNVAKKSFFNMYNFIYAPDDKKGWIEYALKEGRKIIKEKNIDLIFSTSSPYTSHLIGYELSQEFKIKWIADFRDPWVSNAFVEYGSLTKKRHEKLESKIIKNADKVISVSEPIVRDFINRYKNEEKNKFYIITNGYDENDFCNFSLENKNKKDEFVILHNGSLYGEKRTPEKIFAAVENLINSNKVPAEKVKFKFLGEIGSEHKKIVDYYENRYPGMVECKDYVPHEESLREMSKADALLLFIHEGKGTEGIYTGKIFEYIRAGKPIIALVPDGVARDLIISTNTGFVAYPSRVDEIEDSIYKSYCVWNKEDGSIEPNWKEIHKYSRENLTKQLIEVIDSLE; this is encoded by the coding sequence ATGAAAAACATATTAATAATAGCCTATTATTATCCACCAAAAGGAGGAGCTGGGGTTCAAAGAACAGCTAAATTTGCTAATTACCTCAGTAAATTTGGATATAATGTAAATGTGTTAACGGTGGTAAAAGATGCAAACGGGCTTAAGGATGATTCTTTAAACAAAGATATTTATTCTGAGATAAATGTATATAGAACTGATATAAAAGAAACTAATATATTAAACAATCTTTTAGCCTTAAGAAATAAGAAGATTAGTAATGAAGTAGAAGATAAAGGAAATACAACAAGTGAAGTTATAGAGACTAGTTATTTTAAAAGAAAAATTAAGAATAACCTAAAGAATGTAGCTAAAAAATCTTTTTTTAATATGTATAATTTTATATATGCTCCTGATGATAAAAAGGGATGGATTGAATACGCATTAAAAGAAGGTAGAAAAATAATTAAGGAAAAAAATATAGATTTAATATTTTCAACTTCTTCTCCATATACATCTCATTTAATAGGGTATGAGCTTTCTCAAGAATTTAAAATAAAGTGGATAGCCGATTTTAGAGATCCTTGGGTTTCTAATGCCTTTGTTGAGTATGGATCATTAACGAAAAAACGTCATGAAAAGTTAGAATCTAAAATAATAAAAAATGCAGACAAAGTTATAAGTGTAAGCGAACCTATAGTACGTGATTTTATAAATAGGTATAAAAATGAAGAGAAGAATAAATTTTATATTATAACTAATGGATATGATGAAAATGATTTTTGTAACTTTTCTTTAGAAAATAAAAATAAAAAAGATGAATTTGTTATTTTACATAACGGATCTTTATATGGAGAAAAAAGGACTCCTGAAAAAATATTTGCTGCAGTAGAGAATTTAATAAACTCAAATAAGGTACCTGCAGAGAAAGTGAAATTTAAATTTTTAGGAGAAATAGGAAGTGAACATAAAAAGATAGTAGATTACTACGAGAATAGATATCCTGGAATGGTAGAATGCAAGGATTATGTTCCACATGAAGAAAGTTTAAGAGAAATGTCAAAAGCAGATGCATTACTTTTATTTATTCATGAGGGAAAAGGTACTGAAGGCATTTATACAGGAAAAATATTTGAATATATAAGAGCAGGAAAGCCTATTATCGCATTGGTACCAGATGGAGTGGCAAGAGATTTGATTATAAGTACAAATACAGGTTTTGTGGCATATCCATCTAGGGTAGACGAAATTGAAGATAGTATATATAAATCTTATTGTGTATGGAATAAAGAAGATGGTTCAATAGAACCAAATTGGAAGGAAATACATAAATACAGTAGAGAAAATTTAACTAAGCAACTAATAGAAGTTATAGATAGTTTAGAATAA
- a CDS encoding glycosyltransferase has protein sequence MKVLHIITGNDNGGGAKHVLNICKYSIDCENILGCIGEGYLYNKGLEESVNTIMFPNKISNREIINFVEENKIDIVNFHGAKAFLIHRFLKNKIKAATLASIHSDYRYDFLNNKIKYLLFTPLSKYGLKSFKNYMCISNYIKDVLDENGFKGDKAVINNGINAEEIKVTVTKEEIRKTYEISEKDFVFVSVGRMHPIKNHQSLIKSFSKLRNEFKDTKLVIVGDGELKETLKELIKKLDLEKDVILTGFVENPINIVNASDISILTSFNEGGSPPIVVLESSLVRKPIISTKVGDIEKNFDKNTVFIIEKNTEEEIYNKMKEAYLNKDKIDYMGEELYKEVINNYNMKRFCDTYYSFYKKILDC, from the coding sequence ATGAAAGTTCTTCATATTATAACAGGTAATGATAATGGAGGAGGAGCAAAACATGTTTTAAACATATGCAAATACTCTATAGATTGTGAAAATATCCTTGGATGCATAGGAGAAGGATATTTATACAACAAAGGCTTAGAAGAAAGTGTAAATACAATAATGTTTCCAAATAAGATTTCAAACAGGGAGATTATAAATTTTGTTGAGGAAAACAAAATAGATATTGTGAACTTTCATGGAGCTAAGGCTTTTTTAATACATAGATTTTTAAAAAACAAAATAAAGGCAGCTACTTTAGCAAGTATACATAGTGACTATAGGTATGATTTTTTGAATAATAAGATTAAATATCTATTATTTACTCCGCTAAGTAAATATGGTCTTAAATCTTTTAAAAATTATATGTGCATTTCAAATTATATAAAAGATGTTTTAGATGAAAATGGATTCAAAGGAGATAAGGCTGTTATAAATAATGGAATAAATGCGGAAGAGATAAAGGTAACTGTTACTAAAGAAGAAATAAGAAAAACATATGAGATTTCAGAAAAAGATTTTGTTTTTGTAAGTGTGGGAAGAATGCATCCTATTAAAAATCACCAAAGTCTTATAAAAAGTTTTAGTAAGCTAAGAAATGAATTTAAAGATACAAAGCTTGTAATAGTAGGTGATGGAGAATTAAAAGAAACTTTAAAAGAACTTATAAAAAAATTAGATTTAGAGAAGGATGTTATATTAACTGGTTTTGTAGAAAATCCTATTAATATTGTAAATGCTAGTGATATAAGTATACTGACTTCATTCAATGAAGGTGGCTCTCCACCTATAGTGGTTCTTGAAAGTAGTTTAGTTAGAAAACCAATCATATCTACAAAAGTAGGAGATATAGAAAAAAATTTTGATAAAAATACAGTATTTATTATTGAAAAAAATACCGAAGAAGAGATTTATAACAAAATGAAAGAAGCTTATTTAAATAAGGACAAGATAGATTATATGGGAGAAGAACTTTACAAAGAAGTTATAAACAATTATAATATGAAAAGATTTTGTGATACATATTATTCATTTTATAAAAAAATATTAGATTGCTAA
- a CDS encoding WecB/TagA/CpsF family glycosyltransferase — protein sequence MFTEILDYKVFGGTKKEFLDCVESFDKVNIISGNPEILYSGMKDAFLNKVYNDESSIIIPDGVGTVIASKMVKNPVKEKIAGIEVMGEIINKCEKEGKSIYLVGAEEEVLKECITNIKNKFPNIKIVGSHNGYFDLDNCDDIVEDIKIKKPYALFVAMGCPRQEIFIARNMKEFPCKIFMGVGGSFDVFAGKVNRAPEWMINLGIEWLYRVVKEPFRIKRLGVIPKFLWTVKKNN from the coding sequence ATGTTTACAGAAATATTAGACTATAAAGTATTCGGTGGAACTAAAAAAGAATTTTTAGATTGTGTAGAGAGTTTTGACAAAGTAAATATTATTTCAGGGAATCCAGAAATACTATACAGTGGTATGAAGGATGCGTTTTTGAATAAAGTTTATAATGATGAATCCTCTATAATAATACCTGATGGAGTGGGTACAGTAATAGCTTCAAAAATGGTTAAAAATCCTGTGAAAGAAAAAATTGCAGGAATTGAGGTTATGGGAGAAATAATAAACAAATGTGAAAAGGAAGGTAAAAGCATATATTTAGTAGGTGCTGAAGAAGAAGTTCTTAAGGAATGTATAACTAATATAAAAAATAAGTTTCCAAATATAAAAATTGTAGGTTCTCACAATGGATATTTTGATTTAGATAATTGTGATGATATTGTAGAGGACATAAAGATTAAAAAACCATATGCTTTATTCGTTGCTATGGGATGTCCTAGACAAGAAATTTTTATTGCAAGAAATATGAAAGAATTTCCATGCAAAATATTTATGGGAGTTGGAGGAAGCTTTGATGTTTTTGCTGGAAAAGTTAATAGAGCACCGGAATGGATGATAAATTTAGGAATAGAGTGGCTTTATAGAGTTGTAAAAGAGCCTTTTAGAATAAAAAGACTTGGAGTTATACCTAAATTTTTATGGACAGTTAAGAAGAATAATTAG
- a CDS encoding glycosyltransferase family 4 protein, which translates to MRVCFLGDGNSIHIRRWLYFFRDRGHEVHLITFSNTELDDIIVHKVGNFDINQDGSNWKYILKSGEIKKIIKEINPYIVNAHYVTSYGFIGALTGFKNLAISAWGSDILVAPKRNAVYRWITKFALNKAKIVTSDSEFMSDEIRKLTNTKTITVPMGVERELCFLDREEKEDEFKILSLRTVNKNSNVDVIVKAFAKLVKSEENKRMKLIITNDGPEMDNIKNLINELEIEANVEIRGFVSRQELLNLLTSSQIFISILNSDSTSVTLLEAMACGVLSIVSDLPANKQWIEDKTNGLVLKSINEEELYNAIKMAMEDNELKVKAENINRETIIKKALWEDNMSFVEKEYLHLSGL; encoded by the coding sequence ATGAGAGTCTGTTTTTTAGGAGATGGAAATAGTATTCATATAAGAAGATGGCTTTATTTTTTCAGAGATAGGGGTCATGAAGTGCATTTGATTACTTTTTCTAATACAGAGCTTGATGATATTATTGTACATAAAGTAGGGAATTTTGATATAAATCAAGATGGTAGTAATTGGAAATACATATTGAAATCTGGAGAAATAAAAAAAATTATAAAAGAAATAAATCCTTATATAGTAAATGCTCACTATGTAACAAGTTATGGATTTATAGGAGCACTTACAGGATTTAAAAACCTAGCAATTTCTGCTTGGGGAAGTGATATACTTGTAGCTCCTAAGAGAAATGCAGTTTACAGATGGATTACTAAATTTGCATTAAATAAAGCTAAAATTGTTACTTCTGATTCAGAATTTATGTCAGATGAAATTAGAAAATTAACTAATACAAAAACTATTACTGTACCTATGGGTGTTGAGCGCGAATTATGTTTTTTAGATAGAGAAGAAAAAGAAGATGAATTTAAAATATTAAGTTTAAGAACAGTTAATAAAAATTCAAATGTAGACGTAATAGTTAAAGCTTTTGCAAAATTAGTAAAAAGTGAAGAAAATAAAAGAATGAAGCTGATTATTACTAATGATGGGCCAGAGATGGATAATATAAAAAATTTGATAAATGAACTTGAAATAGAAGCTAACGTTGAAATAAGAGGATTTGTTTCACGACAAGAACTTTTAAACTTACTAACTTCATCTCAAATATTTATATCCATATTAAATTCAGATTCTACCTCAGTGACTTTATTGGAAGCTATGGCATGTGGGGTACTGTCAATAGTATCTGATTTACCTGCTAATAAGCAATGGATAGAAGATAAAACAAATGGATTAGTACTAAAAAGTATAAATGAAGAAGAGTTATATAATGCTATTAAGATGGCTATGGAAGACAATGAATTAAAAGTCAAAGCAGAAAACATTAATAGAGAGACTATAATTAAAAAAGCTCTTTGGGAAGACAATATGTCTTTTGTAGAAAAAGAATATTTGCATCTTAGTGGATTATAG
- a CDS encoding O-antigen ligase, translating into MSFTNECKEYLSYLKKYMYIILSLYIVCEAVIFIKIGRSNVFMFASTIFVTLFIICSIILCFKDFETTIKMYILSVPLIPLILYIFFRLKMTWIGTSMYWLYFFIFIINAFKAFQNDKLDFSKISLKNGRYKKSMLVYLVLIVLAFISAILSIHKLESLNIMGVSLVSMTIISLLILSYKDTNQEFVKDIIAYLCAGVALSSIPDIIVALYTIIFQGKNQHLYGVLGSNFMLGYTIIVLPFILLFAINKDICPKYNKVFKLLLLIETVNLCTQMSRGILVAVFICFFLTIILDRKNFIKYLLVAAIIFSGLGYNIMHRWEFNEIRQEIEVEGIGGIVQGPGFLKQVLDQTKSRRPIWIVAFRMIGDNPYFGVGPGQFKNNYLDYGGKPTRMYIDAHNIVLNVATEMGLIFTVIFFIACLFPFFKSLIYGWKYKKTMGVLYPSLIGITALFAYGNITGQAFMTSTYPVSIVPAFVFVMAYTIMIKTTNESK; encoded by the coding sequence ATGAGTTTTACAAATGAATGTAAAGAATATCTTAGTTATTTAAAAAAATACATGTACATTATATTAAGTCTATACATAGTATGTGAGGCAGTTATTTTTATAAAAATAGGTAGATCAAATGTGTTTATGTTTGCCAGTACTATATTTGTTACATTGTTTATCATATGTAGTATTATATTATGTTTTAAAGATTTTGAAACAACTATAAAGATGTATATATTGTCTGTACCATTAATACCTTTAATCCTTTATATATTTTTTAGATTAAAGATGACATGGATAGGCACTAGTATGTATTGGTTATATTTTTTTATATTTATAATAAATGCTTTTAAGGCTTTTCAGAATGATAAATTAGATTTTTCAAAGATATCATTAAAAAATGGAAGATATAAAAAGAGTATGTTAGTGTATTTAGTACTTATTGTACTAGCTTTTATATCTGCTATACTTAGTATACATAAGCTTGAATCTCTAAATATTATGGGTGTCTCTTTAGTATCTATGACTATAATAAGTTTATTGATTTTAAGCTACAAAGATACAAATCAAGAATTTGTAAAAGATATTATAGCTTACTTATGTGCTGGGGTGGCATTATCTTCAATTCCGGATATAATAGTTGCTCTTTATACCATTATATTTCAAGGTAAAAACCAACACTTATATGGAGTTTTAGGAAGTAACTTTATGCTTGGATATACTATCATTGTTTTACCATTTATATTATTATTTGCAATTAATAAAGATATATGTCCAAAGTATAATAAGGTATTTAAATTGTTATTACTTATAGAAACTGTAAATTTATGTACTCAAATGTCAAGAGGTATATTAGTAGCAGTATTTATATGTTTCTTCTTAACAATAATATTGGATAGAAAGAACTTTATAAAATATTTGTTAGTTGCAGCTATTATATTTAGCGGGCTCGGATATAATATTATGCATAGATGGGAATTCAACGAAATAAGACAAGAGATAGAAGTAGAAGGAATTGGTGGAATTGTACAAGGACCAGGATTCTTAAAGCAAGTGCTAGACCAAACAAAGAGTAGAAGACCTATATGGATTGTTGCTTTCAGAATGATAGGAGATAATCCTTATTTTGGAGTTGGACCAGGACAATTTAAAAATAACTATCTTGATTATGGTGGAAAACCTACAAGAATGTATATAGATGCGCATAATATAGTTTTAAATGTAGCTACTGAGATGGGATTGATATTTACAGTAATTTTCTTTATTGCATGCCTTTTCCCATTCTTCAAAAGCTTAATATATGGATGGAAGTATAAAAAAACCATGGGGGTTTTATACCCTTCTCTAATAGGTATAACTGCATTATTTGCTTATGGAAATATAACAGGACAGGCATTTATGACTTCAACATATCCTGTGAGTATTGTACCAGCATTTGTGTTTGTCATGGCATATACAATTATGATTAAAACTACTAATGAATCTAAGTAA